The proteins below come from a single Ruegeria sp. SCSIO 43209 genomic window:
- a CDS encoding LacI family DNA-binding transcriptional regulator → MTRKTMPQSGHENTVPTLADVARHANVSTATVSRCLNSPERVGQSTRERVLAAVRELGYAPNFGAQALAARQTNTIAAVIPTMENAVFARGLQAFQEELVRHGKTLLVASSAYDSELEEQQVRALVARGADGLLLIGYDREPEIYAFLEKQRVPTLIAWSFDPAQSPPAIGFDNRAAMFALARQVIGYGHRHIACISAPTASNDRARERVRGIRDAKQEAGQDPNTMFLVETAYGVETGEVALREVMTAAPETTAVMCVNDVLAVGALRAAREMGLEVPRDLSITGFDDIEIAMLAEPALTTVHVPHREMGRRAAGMLIQILRDAHSGQSVELPTEIRLRQSLGPARTVE, encoded by the coding sequence ATGACAAGAAAAACCATGCCTCAAAGCGGTCACGAAAACACAGTCCCAACCCTTGCAGATGTTGCCCGACATGCGAACGTGTCCACCGCAACTGTCTCGCGGTGCCTGAACTCGCCAGAGCGGGTAGGGCAAAGCACAAGGGAACGAGTTCTGGCAGCTGTACGAGAACTTGGGTACGCGCCAAATTTCGGAGCCCAAGCCCTTGCAGCAAGGCAGACAAATACGATTGCCGCCGTGATACCGACTATGGAGAACGCTGTTTTTGCACGCGGACTACAGGCGTTTCAGGAAGAACTGGTGCGGCATGGTAAAACGCTTTTGGTTGCTTCGTCCGCCTATGATTCAGAGCTGGAAGAACAACAGGTGCGTGCGTTGGTAGCGCGGGGTGCAGATGGGTTGCTGCTGATTGGGTACGATCGCGAACCGGAAATCTATGCGTTTCTGGAAAAGCAGCGTGTACCAACTTTGATCGCCTGGTCATTTGATCCTGCCCAATCCCCGCCGGCCATCGGCTTTGACAATCGGGCTGCGATGTTTGCCCTTGCCCGGCAGGTCATTGGATATGGGCATCGGCATATCGCGTGTATCTCTGCACCAACCGCTTCGAATGATCGGGCAAGGGAACGCGTTCGAGGCATTCGGGATGCCAAACAAGAGGCCGGTCAAGACCCGAATACAATGTTTCTTGTCGAAACCGCTTACGGCGTTGAAACTGGTGAAGTTGCTTTGCGCGAGGTCATGACAGCCGCACCAGAAACGACTGCCGTGATGTGCGTCAATGACGTTTTGGCGGTCGGAGCCTTACGCGCGGCTCGGGAAATGGGGCTTGAGGTGCCTAGGGACCTCTCAATTACCGGTTTTGACGATATCGAAATTGCAATGCTCGCCGAACCCGCTCTTACGACGGTCCATGTCCCACATCGCGAGATGGGTCGTCGCGCTGCAGGGATGCTGATCCAGATACTCCGTGATGCGCACAGCGGTCAAAGTGTTGAGTTGCCGACAGAAATAAGACTACGTCAATCACTCGGTCCTGCCCGCACTGTCGAGTGA
- a CDS encoding TRAP transporter substrate-binding protein, protein MDKTKQELASAERRNFLKLAGTGSFTAAMVAGAAGTLWSSEAAAQTAAEERDRENAAEFKMTLATAYVLGASRSYPIMQLDLKENIQNMTNGKVYVKLAPGGQLGAGGALAQAVQGGTIQAAQHSLSNFAPFASVVDLINLPYFCGSNQRFTNLTSSEAWKAEVDPKIAASGFKALMYIVIDPRVVAVRQGGNAIITPGDMSGVKFRVPGSKMLQQYYGMVGANPTPVAWGETPSAIRQGVADALDPSVGALHVFGFGEILSHVTFTQAVPDSQVYSINLEWFDSLPMDVKEGIEFAGEVTQQQNLSKVPSARAYAMSQLIANGVEFHSLSEDQLGEWKEVGGYQRSEWDSFKTELAGSMDAFAKLEEAADTRAKYYVHDA, encoded by the coding sequence ATGGACAAGACTAAACAGGAGCTGGCTTCGGCCGAGCGTCGGAATTTTTTGAAACTCGCGGGCACCGGCTCGTTCACGGCAGCTATGGTCGCCGGCGCGGCTGGGACATTGTGGTCCAGCGAAGCGGCAGCACAGACCGCCGCCGAGGAACGCGATCGCGAAAACGCGGCTGAATTCAAGATGACGTTGGCAACGGCCTATGTTCTGGGCGCGTCTCGCAGCTATCCGATCATGCAGCTGGACCTGAAAGAAAACATCCAGAACATGACGAATGGCAAGGTCTATGTGAAACTGGCGCCCGGTGGTCAGCTTGGTGCAGGTGGTGCTTTGGCGCAGGCGGTTCAGGGGGGGACCATTCAAGCCGCGCAACACTCGTTGTCAAATTTCGCGCCCTTCGCAAGCGTCGTCGACCTGATCAACCTTCCATATTTCTGCGGGTCCAACCAGCGGTTCACGAACCTAACTTCCTCTGAAGCTTGGAAGGCGGAAGTAGACCCCAAGATCGCGGCATCCGGCTTTAAAGCGCTGATGTATATCGTGATCGATCCGCGCGTCGTCGCTGTTCGCCAGGGAGGCAACGCAATTATCACCCCCGGCGATATGTCCGGTGTCAAATTCCGCGTACCCGGATCAAAAATGCTGCAGCAGTATTATGGCATGGTGGGTGCGAACCCGACGCCTGTTGCGTGGGGTGAGACTCCGTCAGCGATCCGGCAAGGCGTCGCAGATGCGCTTGATCCCTCGGTGGGCGCGCTGCATGTCTTTGGCTTTGGTGAGATCCTCAGCCATGTGACCTTCACTCAGGCGGTGCCGGACAGTCAGGTCTATTCGATCAACCTTGAATGGTTCGACAGCCTGCCGATGGACGTCAAGGAAGGTATCGAATTTGCGGGCGAAGTCACCCAGCAGCAGAACCTGTCCAAAGTGCCTTCGGCACGGGCCTACGCCATGTCTCAATTGATCGCGAACGGCGTCGAGTTCCACTCGCTCAGCGAAGATCAGTTGGGCGAATGGAAAGAGGTCGGTGGCTATCAGCGTAGCGAATGGGACAGCTTCAAGACCGAGCTGGCCGGATCGATGGATGCGTTCGCCAAGCTGGAAGAAGCCGCAGACACGCGTGCGAAATACTACGTGCACGACGCCTGA
- a CDS encoding TRAP transporter small permease produces MSQLFRAIDKNAERWLLLVFYVMLVGTMFIEVVRREVFAYSSIWGEEIVRYAFIYLAWIGAAAAVKERGHIRIDVLMHYVPRTVKTLLYIFGDIVMFIVALVAIYWSWETVHVSWKFGSVTHGLRISQVFFLMAVPFGFALVIFRLVQSFLRDIADLRTGRPVYEGDKLFD; encoded by the coding sequence ATGTCTCAGCTCTTTCGAGCGATTGATAAAAATGCCGAACGTTGGCTGCTTTTAGTCTTCTACGTCATGCTCGTCGGCACGATGTTTATCGAAGTGGTCCGGCGCGAGGTCTTTGCCTACTCGTCCATCTGGGGCGAAGAAATCGTCCGGTATGCGTTCATCTATCTCGCATGGATCGGTGCCGCCGCTGCAGTCAAGGAACGCGGGCATATCCGCATTGATGTTCTGATGCACTACGTCCCGCGCACGGTCAAAACGCTGCTGTACATCTTCGGCGACATCGTGATGTTCATCGTGGCACTCGTCGCGATCTATTGGTCGTGGGAGACAGTCCACGTGTCCTGGAAATTCGGGTCTGTCACACACGGCCTGCGGATCAGCCAGGTCTTTTTCCTCATGGCGGTGCCGTTTGGCTTCGCGCTGGTCATCTTTCGGCTGGTGCAGTCCTTCCTCCGCGACATTGCCGACCTTCGAACGGGCCGTCCCGTCTACGAAGGCGACAAGCTGTTTGATTAA